The genomic window GCAGCTCGCGCTCCGCGCGCGCGAGGATGTCCGGTGTCTCGTCGCGAGAGCAGTCGTCGACGAGAATGAATTCGAAGTCCTCGCGAGCGTTGGCTCTGAGGCTCTTCAGGGTGTCGGGCGCGTATTGCTGCACGTTGAAGAACGGCACGATGACGGAGAGCTTGACCACCCCCGTGACGTTAGGGGGCGCTCCGGCATTCGTCTTGACCACCTGCTTGATGTCAGGTGAACGACGCGTGGCGGTACCGTGAACCAGACGCTTTCCCGTGCCTTTCGCACCCCGATTCGCCGTTCGGCGATGTGCTGTTAACCCTTTGTTGTATTTGGGTTGGGCCGTTCAACGGAATCGCTTCCTAGCGTCTTCGATGTGCCAGCAAGTGCTAAGAACGGCCCGCGAGTCGCCGTACTCGCGGATTCCGACACCCGGTGGAAATGGGGCGCGCTCACCGCGAACCGCCTCACCCCGGAGCATTCGGACATCCGCCTGGACGGCTTCCTCCTGCGCGGCCGAGCCACCCCCACCGCCCGTCAGCTCGACGAGGTCGGCGTCCGACCCGACTCCCTGCGCGAGGTGACCGGCCTCGAGTTCCTGCGCGCCATGAAGGAGGACACGTACGACGTCATCGTGCTCTCCCTCGTCGGCGGGGGCGTCCAGGCGATGCTGCACGGCCTGAGGGCCGCCTGGGGTGCTCGTGCCAAGCGGCCCGTGGTCGTCACCGGTTACGTCGGTGTCGTCTACGAGAAGCTCGCCGACGGACTGCTGCTGCGGCACGGCGCGGACCTCGTCCTCGCCAACTCCCGCCAGGACGCGGACCGTTTCCGGGCCGTGTACGAGGGTGTGGGCGCCGACGCCTCGTCGGTCACCGAGGTCGCGCTGCCCTTCCTGGGCGGCAAGCCGTACGCGGGCAGGAACAACCCCTCTGCGGAGCAAGGGCGCAGGCCCTACACCGTCGCCTTCGCCGTGCAGCCGTCCGTCCCGGACAACCGCAAGGACCGTACGTACCTGCTGAACCGGCTCATCCAGCACGCGAAGCTGCACCCGGACCGTGAGGTGCTGCTGAAGCTGCGCTCCAAGCCGGGCGAACACACCACGCACATCGAGGAACTGCCGTACCAGAAGCTGGTGCAGCGGCTCCCCGGGGGCGCGCCCCCCAACTTCCGTCTGGTGTACGGGAACATGGGCGAGGTCCTCGACACCACCGACCTGCTGGTCACCATCAGTTCCACGGCCGCCCTGGAGTCGCTGCACCGCCGGATCCCCACCGTGGTCCTCACCGACCTCGGGGTGCGCGAGACCCTCGGCAACCACCACTTCGTGGGCTCCGGCTGCCTGGCCTCCTGGGACCAGCTGGACGCCGGGTACGAGCCGGTGCCCGACCCGGGGTGGGTGGCCCGGCAGGGCGTCGTGGCGGACGGCTCGTACGCCACCGCCTTCGACGCCGCCCGCGACCGCATCGCCAAGCTGGTCGCGGCCGCCGAACTGCCGCCCCTCGCGCCGTACTACACACCCGTCACCGCGCCCGGCTATCTGCCCGGCATCCTCGCCCGCCACCACCTCGGCCCTGACGGCGACCCGCTGCCCGGGGCGCCCGCCGCCGACAGGCAGGCCGGGCCCGTACGGCAGATCGTGCGCCGGGCGGCGCGCGGCGCCTACCGCCACGGCGTGCAGCGCGTGGCGCCCGTCATCCGCCGGATGGGGGAGCTGTGAGCCGCCCGACCTCTTCGCACGCACCGCAAGGAGTTCCACTCATGTCCAACCCGGAAGCGGGTCAAGCGCCTTCCGTGCGCCGTGTGCTCGCCGTCATCCCCGCGCGCGGCGGCTCCAAGGGCGTCCCCGCGAAGAACCTCGCCCCCGTCGGCGGCGTTCCGCTGGTGGCCCGCGCGGTGCGCGAGTGCCTGGGCGCCCGGCTGGTGACCGACGTCGTCGTCTCCACCGACGACCACGCCATCGCGGCCGCCGCCCGCGTGTCCGGAGCCGAGGTCGTCCTGCGGCCCGCCGCCATCGCCGGAGACACCGCCACCTCCGAGGCCGCGGTGCTGCACGCCCTGGACGCCCACGAGGCGCTGCACGGCTCGCCGGTCGACGTCGTCCTGCTCGTGCAGTGCACCAGCCCGTTCATCCTCCGCGAGGACATCGACGGCGTCGCCCGCGCGATCGTGGAGCACGGCGCCGACACCGCCCTCACCGTCGCCCCGTTCCACGGGTTCATCTGGCGGGACTCCGCCGACGAGCCCCAGGTCGCCGAAGCCGCCCGCACGGGAGCCGTGGGTGGCACCACGACCGTCACCAGCCCCACCGAGACGGACGGCGGCTACGGCGTCAACCACGACAAGTCGTTCCGCCCCCGCCGCCAGGACCGCCCGCAGGACCTGCTGGAGACCGGCGCCGCCTACGCCATGGACGCGGCCGGCCTGCGCAAGCACCAGCACCGCTTCTTCGGCCGTACGGAACTCGTCCGCACCGACCCCGCCCGGGTCCTGGAGATCGACGACCCGCACGACCTCGCCCGCGCCCAGGCCCTCGCGCCGCTCTTCGACGCGGATCGCCCCGGCGCACTCCCGACCGCCGCCGACATCGACGCGGTCGTCCTCGACTTCGACGGCACCCAGACCGACGACAGGGTGCTGATCGACTCCGACGGACGGGAGTTCGTCTCCGTACATCGCGGGGACGGACTCGGCATCGCGGCCCTCCGCAGGAGCGGCCTGACGATGCTCATCCTGTCCTCGGAGAAGAACCCGGTCGTCGCCGCCCGGGCCCGGAAGCTGCAGATCCCGGTGCTCCACGGCATCGACCGGAAAGACCTCGCACTGAAGCAGTGGTGCGAGGAGCAGGGCATCGCGCCGGAGCGCGTGCTCTACGTCGGCAACGACGTCAACGACCTCCCGTGCTTCGCCCTCGTGGGCTGGCCCGTGGCGGTCGGCAGCGCCCACGACGTCGTGCGCGGCGCCGCACGCGCGGTCACCACCGTCCCCGGTGGCGAAGGCGCGATCCGGGAGATCGCCGGCTGGATCCTCGGTCCCTCTCTCGACTCTCTCGACCCCCTCGACAAGTAAGGAACGCCCCACCATGAGCACCAACTCCCGTCTGCGCACGTTCGGTTCGAAGACCGCCGGCCCGGGTCACCCCGTCTACGTCGTCGGCGAGATCGGCATCAACCACAACGGTGAGCTGGAGAACGCCTTCAAGCTGATCGACGCCGCCGCCGAGGCCGGCTGCGACGCCGTCAAGTTCCAGAAGCGCACCCCCGAGATCTGCACCCCCCGCGACCAGTGGGACATCGAGCGCGACACCCCCTGGGGCCGCATGACCTACATCGACTACCGCCACCGCGTGGAGTTCGGTGAGGACGAGTACCGCCAGATCGACGAGTACGCCAAGAGCAAGAACATCGACTGGTTCGCCTCCCCGTGGGACACCGAGGCCGTCGCCTTCCTGGAGAAGTTCGACGTTCCCGCCCACAAGGTGGCCTCCGCCTCCCTGACCGACGACGAGCTGCTGCGCGCCCTGCGCGCCACCGGCCGCACGGTCATCCTCTCCACCGGCATGTCGACCCCGAAGCAGATCCGCCACGCGGTCGAGGTCCTCGGCAGCGACAACATCCTGATGTGCCACGCCACGTCGACCTACCCGGCGCAGGCGGAGGAGCTCAACCTCCGCGTCATCAACACCCTCCAGGCCGAGTACCCGAACGTTCCGATCGGCTACTCCGGTCACGAGACGGGCCTGCAGACCACGCTCGCCGCCGTCGCCCTCGGCGCCACTTTCGTCGAGCGTCACATCACCCTCGACCGCGCG from Streptomyces sp. DSM 40750 includes these protein-coding regions:
- a CDS encoding DUF6716 putative glycosyltransferase, producing MPASAKNGPRVAVLADSDTRWKWGALTANRLTPEHSDIRLDGFLLRGRATPTARQLDEVGVRPDSLREVTGLEFLRAMKEDTYDVIVLSLVGGGVQAMLHGLRAAWGARAKRPVVVTGYVGVVYEKLADGLLLRHGADLVLANSRQDADRFRAVYEGVGADASSVTEVALPFLGGKPYAGRNNPSAEQGRRPYTVAFAVQPSVPDNRKDRTYLLNRLIQHAKLHPDREVLLKLRSKPGEHTTHIEELPYQKLVQRLPGGAPPNFRLVYGNMGEVLDTTDLLVTISSTAALESLHRRIPTVVLTDLGVRETLGNHHFVGSGCLASWDQLDAGYEPVPDPGWVARQGVVADGSYATAFDAARDRIAKLVAAAELPPLAPYYTPVTAPGYLPGILARHHLGPDGDPLPGAPAADRQAGPVRQIVRRAARGAYRHGVQRVAPVIRRMGEL
- a CDS encoding N-acylneuraminate cytidylyltransferase, with amino-acid sequence MSNPEAGQAPSVRRVLAVIPARGGSKGVPAKNLAPVGGVPLVARAVRECLGARLVTDVVVSTDDHAIAAAARVSGAEVVLRPAAIAGDTATSEAAVLHALDAHEALHGSPVDVVLLVQCTSPFILREDIDGVARAIVEHGADTALTVAPFHGFIWRDSADEPQVAEAARTGAVGGTTTVTSPTETDGGYGVNHDKSFRPRRQDRPQDLLETGAAYAMDAAGLRKHQHRFFGRTELVRTDPARVLEIDDPHDLARAQALAPLFDADRPGALPTAADIDAVVLDFDGTQTDDRVLIDSDGREFVSVHRGDGLGIAALRRSGLTMLILSSEKNPVVAARARKLQIPVLHGIDRKDLALKQWCEEQGIAPERVLYVGNDVNDLPCFALVGWPVAVGSAHDVVRGAARAVTTVPGGEGAIREIAGWILGPSLDSLDPLDK
- a CDS encoding N-acetylneuraminate synthase family protein; amino-acid sequence: MSTNSRLRTFGSKTAGPGHPVYVVGEIGINHNGELENAFKLIDAAAEAGCDAVKFQKRTPEICTPRDQWDIERDTPWGRMTYIDYRHRVEFGEDEYRQIDEYAKSKNIDWFASPWDTEAVAFLEKFDVPAHKVASASLTDDELLRALRATGRTVILSTGMSTPKQIRHAVEVLGSDNILMCHATSTYPAQAEELNLRVINTLQAEYPNVPIGYSGHETGLQTTLAAVALGATFVERHITLDRAMWGSDQAASVEPQGLTRLVRDIRTIEASLGDGVKKVYDSELGPMKKLRRVTGVIAEAEIAAAAGEPVSV